tggagggacatggagggacatgggggacatggggggacatggagggacatggagggacatgggggacatggggggacatggagggacatggagggacatgggggacatgggggacatggggacatggagggcggaggtgggggacatgggggacatggagggacatgggggacatggagggacatggagagGGACATGggaggacatggggggacatggagggacatggagggacatgggggacatggggggacatggagggacatggagggacatgggggacatggagggacatggggggacatggagggacatggagggacatgggggacatggagggacatggggggacatgggggacatggagggacatgggggtccATGGTGGGTCCTGGAGGTCCACATTGCTCTTGGCGGGTCCCATCTCCGTGACGCCGCACCGGTGGCCCCGCCGTcacccgtgtccccgtcccccccccccgtgtccccccccaggaGCCCGTGTACCGCAGCCCGCTGGGGGCCCCGGCGCAGGCGGCCTGCGGCTATGGGGCTCTGCGCTACGAGCGCCTGGCGCTGCCCGGGTGCCCCCCCGGCGCGGACCCCGCCGTCGCCGTCCCCGTGGCCCTGAGCTGCCGCTGCGCCCGCTGCCCCATGGCCACCGCCGACTGCACCGTCGCCGGCCTGGGGCCCGCCTTCTGCGGAGCCCCCGCCGGCTTCGCCCCCCAATAAAGCGGGACCCCCCCTCCCGCTCCGTTGcggggggccctggcgtccgggaaGCCTCTGAGATGCCTGCTgtggggccctggcgtccgggaccccccccgccccgagatacctgccgtggggccctggcgtccgggacccccccccccccgagatacctgccgtggggccctggcatccgggaccccccccccgagatacctgctgtggggccctggcgtccgggacccccccgagatacctgccgtggggccctggcgtccgggaatcctgctgtggggccctggcgtccgggaccccccccgccccgagatacctgctgtggggccctggcatccgggacccccccccccgagatacCTGCCGTGGGCCCTGgcatccgggaccccccccgagatacctgccgtggggccctggcatccgggaccccccccgagatacctgccgtggggccctggcgtccgggaccccccccgagatacctgctgtggggccctggcgtccgggacccccccccccgagatacctgccgtggggccctggcgtccgggacccccccgagatacct
This window of the Dromaius novaehollandiae isolate bDroNov1 unplaced genomic scaffold, bDroNov1.hap1 HAP1_SCAFFOLD_214, whole genome shotgun sequence genome carries:
- the LOC135326661 gene encoding lutropin subunit beta, whose translation is AGAGGPAGGRGGRGGPTALGVPLGVPLGVPAALGVPPGRPPCRPVNVTVAAEKDECPQCLAVTTTACGGYCRTREPVYRSPLGAPAQAACGYGALRYERLALPGCPPGADPAVAVPVALSCRCARCPMATADCTVAGLGPAFCGAPAGFAPQ